A genomic region of Sarcophilus harrisii chromosome 6, mSarHar1.11, whole genome shotgun sequence contains the following coding sequences:
- the APELA gene encoding apelin receptor early endogenous ligand, whose product MRFQLLFFLFLFFTMGILLINGQRPGNLALRRKLHRHSCLQRRCIPLHSRVPFP is encoded by the exons ATGAGATTTCAGCTgctcttttttctattcctttttttcacGATGGGTATACTCCTTATCAATGGACAAAGGCCAG GTAATCTGGCTTTGAGGAGAAAACTGCATAGACACAGCTGTCTACAGAGGAGATGCATACCCCTCCATTCCCGGGTGCCCTTCCCCTGA